Proteins from a genomic interval of Clostridium scatologenes:
- a CDS encoding LacI family DNA-binding transcriptional regulator gives MVSIKEVAKLANTSITTVSRVINDSGYVKEETKERILEAIKELDYKPLERTTEKRETKAIGLIVPNIENPFFGKIARCIGKIANSYNYNLLLFGLEGTESHRDDFLMDLIEKRVDGLIYVSSHRCVEAVNAAKKRNIPFVILDREIQKEEINTVIVNNKYGAIIAAEHLIKLGHKNIAFIGGAQDMEISTIRKNGYIEALTENGIEINEEYICYGDYKMQSGYDCMKKLYSKHKEITAVIAANDLMAIGALNYLIREGVNVPKEVSIVGFDNIEISESITPSLTTIEYPMERISEIVIDLILRQIKDKDRNVEIVSLYPKLIVRESCSFAIEK, from the coding sequence GTGGTTAGCATAAAGGAAGTTGCAAAATTAGCAAATACATCAATAACAACAGTATCTAGAGTTATAAATGATTCCGGGTATGTAAAAGAAGAAACAAAAGAAAGAATATTAGAAGCAATAAAGGAACTTGATTATAAACCACTTGAAAGAACTACAGAAAAAAGAGAGACAAAAGCAATTGGTCTAATTGTACCTAATATAGAAAACCCTTTCTTTGGAAAAATTGCGAGATGTATTGGCAAGATTGCCAATTCATATAATTATAATTTGCTTCTTTTTGGTTTAGAAGGAACTGAAAGTCACAGAGATGATTTTCTTATGGATTTGATAGAAAAGAGAGTAGATGGACTTATTTATGTTTCTTCCCACAGATGTGTAGAAGCAGTGAATGCAGCTAAGAAGAGAAATATTCCATTTGTAATTCTAGATAGAGAAATACAAAAGGAAGAAATAAACACAGTTATAGTTAACAATAAATATGGAGCAATTATTGCTGCAGAACACCTTATAAAATTAGGACATAAAAACATTGCCTTTATTGGCGGAGCTCAAGATATGGAAATATCAACAATAAGAAAAAATGGATATATAGAAGCTTTAACTGAAAATGGAATAGAGATTAATGAGGAGTACATTTGCTATGGAGATTACAAAATGCAAAGTGGTTATGATTGTATGAAAAAGCTTTATTCAAAGCATAAGGAAATAACAGCAGTAATTGCAGCAAATGATCTCATGGCAATAGGAGCATTAAATTATTTAATTAGGGAAGGTGTAAATGTTCCTAAAGAAGTTTCAATTGTCGGCTTTGATAACATTGAAATTTCAGAAAGTATAACACCATCTTTAACTACTATTGAATATCCTATGGAAAGAATAAGTGAGATAGTTATTGATCTTATATTAAGACAAATAAAAGATAAGGATAGAAATGTTGAAATTGTATCCTTGTATCCTAAGTTAATTGTAAGAGAGAGCTGCAGCTTTGCAATAGAAAAATAA
- a CDS encoding TerC family protein translates to MPDLSLFMMKAFQITVMDLVLSGDNIGVIALATRNLPPKHAKLASFIGIFAAMLLRIIFACFLVYILAIQWLPIRLVGGLLLVKITYDFIKPESNEENKLKLSEECAVESNVEDTNIYSSKKFMRAAFSIVAADITMSLDNVLAIASLADGSVVLIILGLILNVPIIFFGSQLVAKLMNKYPIVTYVGAAILAHTSFKMIFEDRLTINLVTPVVVQIISYGAALLTIIYGIYVVKKQQSPVNS, encoded by the coding sequence ATGCCAGACTTAAGCCTCTTTATGATGAAGGCTTTTCAAATTACTGTTATGGATTTAGTTTTAAGTGGTGATAATATAGGTGTTATTGCACTAGCTACTAGAAATTTACCTCCAAAGCATGCAAAGCTTGCATCTTTTATAGGAATATTTGCAGCAATGTTGTTAAGAATTATATTTGCATGCTTTTTAGTATATATTTTAGCAATACAATGGCTTCCTATACGTCTTGTAGGTGGGCTTCTTTTAGTAAAAATTACTTATGATTTTATAAAGCCTGAATCAAATGAAGAAAATAAACTTAAATTAAGTGAAGAATGTGCAGTAGAATCAAATGTAGAAGATACAAATATATATTCCTCAAAAAAATTTATGAGAGCTGCATTTAGTATAGTTGCAGCAGATATTACTATGAGTTTAGATAATGTTCTTGCAATAGCAAGTTTAGCAGATGGAAGTGTAGTACTTATAATATTGGGATTAATTTTAAATGTACCAATTATATTTTTTGGAAGTCAACTGGTAGCAAAACTTATGAATAAATATCCTATAGTTACCTATGTAGGGGCTGCAATACTTGCACATACATCATTTAAAATGATTTTTGAAGATAGGTTAACAATAAATTTAGTAACTCCTGTTGTAGTACAAATAATAAGCTATGGAGCAGCATTGTTAACTATAATTTACGGAATCTATGTTGTAAAAAAACAGCAATCACCAGTTAACTCTTAA
- a CDS encoding amidase domain-containing protein — MKFYILNRHKSMVIRIVILIIVSLLIYINHTTQVLGSNIDSKEEIATSIEKIFQNRNKAILDKNLQMIEPIYDKSTKYGVWAYEHEKKKINYIQRWEKKQGVKFTDISSKLVIKSIKGRDDKYTVNLLCSMKYKYIYENEPQLVNTSKIGMHHLLNIVNKGGRWLITKEWYEDPFEDSLNLDNLKADSIKQYISLQSVRDISNINARRIKAIEYADQYSGAANDEVYGFKYNKNYRDYNPMGGDCANFASQILFEGGGFKKNPAWNYDNKGATRAWLNADGFKTYMLYSGRASVIAYGSYEKVYKDSYKLLPGDFLAYEKKGDIKHISVVTGIDSKGYPLVSCHNTDRNKVPWDLGWSNKNIKFWLIHVNY, encoded by the coding sequence ATGAAATTCTATATTCTAAATAGACATAAATCTATGGTTATAAGGATTGTAATATTAATTATTGTATCTTTACTGATATATATAAATCATACTACTCAAGTATTAGGCAGTAATATTGATTCTAAGGAAGAAATTGCAACTTCCATAGAAAAAATTTTTCAAAATAGAAATAAAGCTATATTAGATAAAAATTTGCAAATGATAGAGCCTATTTATGATAAAAGTACTAAGTATGGAGTTTGGGCTTATGAACATGAAAAAAAGAAGATAAACTATATTCAAAGGTGGGAGAAGAAACAAGGAGTTAAATTTACTGACATTTCATCTAAACTAGTAATTAAAAGTATTAAAGGCAGGGATGACAAATATACAGTAAACTTGTTATGTTCAATGAAATATAAGTATATATATGAAAATGAGCCACAATTAGTAAATACATCTAAAATTGGAATGCATCATTTATTAAACATTGTTAATAAAGGTGGAAGGTGGTTAATTACAAAAGAATGGTATGAAGATCCTTTTGAAGATTCTCTAAACTTAGATAACTTAAAAGCGGACTCCATTAAACAATATATATCATTACAATCAGTAAGAGATATTTCTAACATAAATGCAAGGAGAATAAAGGCTATAGAATATGCCGATCAATATAGTGGGGCAGCTAATGATGAAGTATATGGATTTAAATATAATAAAAATTATAGAGATTATAATCCTATGGGAGGAGATTGTGCTAATTTTGCATCCCAAATATTATTTGAAGGAGGAGGATTTAAAAAAAATCCTGCTTGGAATTATGATAATAAGGGGGCAACTCGAGCTTGGTTGAATGCTGATGGATTTAAGACATATATGCTTTATAGTGGAAGGGCATCTGTTATTGCATATGGAAGCTATGAGAAAGTATATAAAGATTCTTATAAGCTGCTTCCAGGAGATTTTCTTGCTTATGAAAAAAAAGGTGATATTAAACATATTTCAGTTGTAACAGGTATTGATTCAAAAGGATATCCTTTAGTTAGTTGCCATAATACAGATAGAAACAAAGTCCCATGGGATCTTGGATGGAGCAACAAAAATATAAAGTTTTGGTTGATACATGTAAATTATTAA
- a CDS encoding TerC/Alx family metal homeostasis membrane protein — protein MSTKKHLIKFLFITFIALIINLGIWYYMGPEKALEFLGGYIIELSLSVDNLFLFLLIFSSFGIGSKYQKRVLNYGIIGAIILRLIFVILGIAIVNSFKWVLYIFGVLLIISGVKIVLNKEGDVSYEDSKLIKLLKKMIPVTEELYEQKFFVRINNVLHATPLFALLFLIEGSDIIFAIDSIPAIFAITTNPFIIYSSNILAILGLRNLYFLLEKLHSTFEYVKYGVGMVLIFTGIKLGISFKYHIPVAVSILIIISILVISVLVSIIISRGKKIKS, from the coding sequence ATGTCTACTAAAAAACATTTAATAAAATTTTTATTCATTACTTTTATAGCTCTTATTATTAATTTAGGTATATGGTATTACATGGGGCCTGAAAAAGCATTAGAATTTCTTGGAGGTTATATTATTGAGCTAAGTCTTAGTGTTGATAATTTATTTTTGTTTTTGTTGATTTTTTCAAGTTTTGGAATAGGTTCTAAATACCAAAAAAGGGTTTTGAATTATGGAATTATTGGTGCTATTATATTAAGACTTATATTTGTAATATTAGGAATTGCTATCGTAAACAGTTTTAAATGGGTACTGTACATATTTGGAGTATTGCTTATTATAAGTGGTGTGAAAATTGTATTGAATAAAGAAGGAGATGTATCTTATGAAGATAGTAAATTAATTAAGCTTCTGAAAAAAATGATACCAGTTACAGAAGAACTTTATGAACAAAAATTTTTTGTTAGGATAAATAATGTACTACATGCTACTCCATTATTTGCACTATTATTTTTAATAGAAGGTTCAGATATAATTTTTGCGATAGATTCAATTCCAGCAATATTTGCAATAACAACTAATCCATTTATTATATATAGCTCAAACATTCTTGCAATATTAGGACTTAGAAATTTATACTTTCTTTTAGAAAAGTTACATAGTACCTTCGAATATGTTAAGTATGGAGTAGGAATGGTACTTATATTTACTGGTATAAAGCTTGGAATATCATTTAAATATCATATACCTGTGGCAGTATCTATTCTTATTATCATTTCTATATTGGTAATAAGTGTTTTAGTTTCTATAATTATTAGTAGAGGAAAAAAGATTAAATCGTGA